The Plasmodium sp. gorilla clade G2 genome assembly, chromosome: 6 genome has a segment encoding these proteins:
- a CDS encoding MYND finger protein, putative, which produces MVDDILKCIHNEFKYVLISCDINNEIKELTFKGSEEKFQNTLGSYFRRIIFDEKGKDELKESIKEKLKTNDKNDEDKEKVNTISPDIINNAIESSQTYQIIPLTIPNEKNDFLGINCYIDDIGRIKKLPYNSRASRICSTEIYGDAFLSKTYDNEDFKRCDFTISEYDEFLKNPPKSENRWDQAQAMQNLLKQMKGQNDTGVNDEAPTQKVNACEHCYKEQNLKRCGRCKKVYYCSVECQKSDYVFHKRICS; this is translated from the exons atggtagatgatatattaaagtGTATTCATAATGAATTTAAATATGTTCTTATAAGttgtgatataaataatgagatAAAAGAATTAACCTTTAAAGGTAGTGAAGAGAAATTTCAGAATACATTAGGTTCCTATTTTAGGAGAATAATATTTGatgaaaaaggaaaagatgaattaaaagaaagtataaaagaaaaattaaaaacaaatgataaaaatgatgaagataaagaaaaGGTAAATACTATATCTCcagatattataaataatgcaATTGAATCATCTCAAACTTATCAAATAATACCTTTAACTATAcctaatgaaaaaaatgattttcTGGGAATTAATTGTTATATTGATGATATaggaagaataaaaaaattacctTACAATAGTAGAGCATCAAGAATATGTAGTACAGAAATTTATGGTGATGCATTCTTATCAAAGACATATGATAATGAAGATTTCAAAAGATGTGATTTTACAATAAGCGAATATGATGAATTTTTAAAGAATCCCCCAAAAAGTGAAAACAG ATGGGATCAAGCACAAGCCATGCAAAATTTACTAAAACAAATGAAAGGACAAAATGATACAGGAGTAAATGACGAAGCACCCACTCAAAAAGTTAACGCATGTGAACATTGTTATAag GAACAAAATCTAAAAAGATGCGGAAGATGCAAAAAGGTCTACTACTGCTCAGTTGAATGTCAAAAAAGTGATTACGTATTTCATAAGAGAATATGCtcataa
- a CDS encoding geranylgeranyltransferase, putative: MTKDIEFVQKKHIQYLESYTTIKNAEELIFNETLKMCGVFYFLCSCKILSHTIEKKDEFINFILKCQNVDGGFGNNINYDSHIVSTHHAILSLLLLNYSFDKINEHMDKVNNHHDINNTNDNNYNVYSKTIRENTCNYILTLFNEDGSFKGDIWGEVDTRFVYSAVSCLTILNKINLVCVDKISSYLLTNYAICENGFSWVSGNEPHAASVFCCIATLFLIQKLYLINENKLAHWLSLRQTTNGGFNGRAEKLTDTCYSWWIFSTLIVLKKYNWINKNALKNYILLCQDIEKGGISDNPDCLPDICHTFFGLAALSLIDNLNQSEKKYTLQQMHPVYAIPVHTVKRRNLPYHDIDII, from the coding sequence atgaccAAGGATATCGAATTTGTACAAAAGAAGCATATCCAATATTTGGAATCTTATACAACAATAAAAAATGCAGAAGAACTAATATTTAATGAAACTCTAAAAATGTGTGGagttttttatttcctttgTTCATGTAAAATTTTATCACATACAATAGAGAAAAAAGATGAGttcataaattttattttaaaatgtcAAAATGTGGATGGTGGTTttggaaataatataaattatgattCTCATATTGTTTCTACACATCATgctatattatcattactttTATTGAATTATTCTTTTGACAAGATTAATGAACATATGGATAAAGTAAATAATCAccatgatataaataatacaaatgataataattacaatGTATATTCTAAAACTATACGAGAAAATACATGCAATTATATACTAACCTTATTTAATGAAGATGGCTCCTTTAAAGGAGATATATGGGGAGAAGTTGATACAAGATTTGTTTACAGTGCAGTTAGTTGTTTAACCatattaaacaaaattaatttaGTTTGTGTAGATAAAATATCgtcatatttattaacaaATTATGCTATATGTGAAAATGGATTTTCATGGGTAAGTGGAAATGAACCACATGCAGCTAGTGTTTTTTGCTGTATTGCAACCTTATTCTTaatacaaaaattatatttaattaatgaaaataaattagcTCATTGGCTAAGTCTTAGACAAACTACTAATGGAGGTTTTAATGGAAGGGCTGAAAAATTAACAGACACTTGCTACTCTTGGTGGATTTTCTCTACACttattgttttaaaaaaatataattggattaataaaaatgctttaaaaaattatattcttctttGTCAAGATATTGAAAAAGGGGGGATAAGTGATAACCCTGATTGCCTTCCAGACATATGCCATACCTTTTTTGGATTAGCAGCTTTAAGTTTGATAGATAATCTCAACCAGtcggaaaaaaaatatacactgCAACAAATGCACCCGGTATATGCAATTCCTGTTCATACGGTTAAGAGGAGAAATTTGCCCTACCACGACATAGACATAAtttaa
- a CDS encoding liver merozoite formation protein, putative, which produces MMIKNFYKFFLLYSFFLFMSCLTKKMLFVNFFNKTNINYNKKKDINEMCMNRPTNTNKGFITNKGYITNKEYISNNAHKNICTPNYGQTYSNILNDEEKEKILQQYIYTLSHLSIIDIDKEKDISLNISLLLKACLASHNYIKNVEIYTSQIKNKDICSFIYEHRTDFEDFLNTHILKYIDFFNKDKIEDTLQSYIKDKILYENELNIFNIIKNNNIELRKDILQDILFECIRLNKIIQYSLAVNKLDLFSYHIIFKIFMYFKTDQFYYHLFLNNIQKIKYYYSIKNISDEHKEIIYKIVDKYLYIIHYMNNMYQNRDMKNV; this is translated from the coding sequence atgatgataaaaaatttttataaatttttccttttatattcctttttcttATTCATGTCATGTCTCActaaaaaaatgttatttgttaatttttttaacaaaacTAATATAaactataataaaaagaaggaCATAAATGAAATGTGTATGAATAGACCAACGAATACAAACAAGGGATTTATTACAAACAAAGGATATATTACAAacaaagaatatatatcaaataatgcACACAAAAACATATGTACACCAAATTATGGACAAacatattcaaatatattaaatgatgaagagaaagaaaaaatattacaacaatatatatatacattatccCACTTATCTATTATAGATATAGATAAAGAGAAagatatatcattaaatatatctttattattaaaagcaTGTTTGGCTTCTCATAATTACATTAAAAATgtagaaatatatacaagtcaaataaaaaataaagatatatgctcatttatatatgaacacAGAACAGATTTCGAGGATTTTTTGAACactcatattttaaaatacatagacttttttaataaagaCAAAATAGAAGATACACTTCaatcatatattaaagacaaaattttatatgaaaatgaattaaatatattcaatataataaaaaataataatatagaattaagaaaagatatattacaagatatattatttgaatgcATAAGacttaataaaattattcaatATTCTCTTGCAGTTAATAAATtagatttattttcttatcatatcatttttaaaatatttatgtattttaaaacagaccaattttattatcatctattcttaaataatattcaaaaaattaaatattactattctataaaaaatatatcagatgaacataaagaaattatatacaaaattgtTGACAAGTATTTGTAcattattcattatatgaataatatgtatcAAAATAGAGACATGAAAAATGTATAA
- a CDS encoding ATP-dependent RNA helicase, putative produces the protein MSNNIDDLFDVFEENEIQESISIKDQDEEEQQQKKHIEKNDNDIITSINNSKNEEEEEQQQQQTKTYINKQTNDINNIDKYDINKDNVGNYKNEKAYKDINIENYKINVEYLIKNKKAEENIKKQIQEEIYSDIQNFDKTNKNVNKIRKLSHQENNNINNNHINEKNINNNINGDNLTGDPYPNDDISTQENNKITNKLIVEETIIENSKTINNDDVLVLEEFGGDVNCIHKCVRPQSYVHNEIKEPIIPARTYKFELDTFQKKSIECLERNESVLVSAHTSAGKTVIAEYAIALGLRDKQRVIYTSPIKALSNQKYRDLGEEFKDVGLITGDISINPEASIIVMTTEILRSMLYRGSSLTKEVKWVIFDEIHYMRDRDRGVIWEETIILLPLMVRFIFLSATIPNGIQFAEWVSSIKSQACHIVYTDYRPTPLQHYIYPTSSESVFLICDENKDFKKDNFIKAVNVIKEKMNTSEDNHHQQHINKYTKKMRKTTYDIEKIVQMCHSRNYTPLIIFAFSKKECEVNATAMHKIDLTSDTEKEVIKELYANAIRILADDDRTLPQVQFILPLLLRGIGIHHGGLLPIIKEIIEIMFQESLLKVLFSTETFSMGINMPAKTVVFTSLTKFDGLEKRLITSGEYIQMAGRAGRRGLDDRGIVIIMLDTPLHWREAHKLFVGEANRLVSQFHLGYNMILNLLRIEGITPEFMIERSFIQYQMKKNLSQKILAKKKVEEHIKQIFNHLTNIYLDESNNEITKDDLLTKIMFNNYEQIKNDQNLDTSSKLKIKENSSNNEVILNGNNHKEIKEEFKEEYTNYSTYNTQQYNENIINKELINYNTIFSCISNFYTMKQKLIEIGETYRSILTMKNHITPYLSLGRLLYIIQDDLRWGWCICLEGQIIEHKKANDNQKNKHNNNYNNNNNNNKENNKNSDDHNNLKQVKSEQETLFVECLVPCNHNRKRKLTINDDDDDDHNINNNNNNSNYYYGEDNMNKKYFDDKEHEPAFDRLKARWKVISFNIKCVYQLSAVVLSIDKPFDKKNEEQIENIKTKYNTMVTCLKGEKNIPVINPHQMGIKNENFISVVKNLKFHENIINKNKLLNNKNLNKYYQVYSKYVALQFEKNVLETNIEKCRFIVLKKELKNMLVLLESLNYIEVSYNLENLKDEKDIKTIENSITEHIKNERIMNIKNGTSKNNNEEKNYVVTMKGQIASAILSVDELVISELFFSNFFSKYNYDYICAFLSCFVYDESTSKEITINDPILVEGYQQIIKTANHVATKMNECGMNINLKDYIDKFKSAIMPIALLWARGHSFVEILTDSQIYEGSIIRTLRRLDELIRQMICAFRGINNDNMCETLTLATNKLRRGIPFSPSLYL, from the exons atgtccaACAATATTGATGATTTATTTGACGTttttgaagaaaatgaaatacAAGAAAGTATTTCAATAAAAGAtcaagatgaagaagaacaacaacaaaaaaaacatatagaaaaaaatgacaaCGATATTATAACTTCAattaataatagtaaaaatgaagaagaagaagaacaacaacaacaacaaaccaaaacatatataaataaacaaactAATGACATTAAcaatatagataaatatgatataaataaagataatgtaggaaattataaaaacgaAAAAGCATacaaagatataaatattgaaaattataaaattaatgtagaatatttaattaagaataaaaaagcggaagaaaatataaaaaaacaaatacaaGAAGAAATTTATAGTGATATACAAAATTttgataaaacaaataaaaatgtaaacaaAATAAGGAAATTATCCCatcaagaaaataataatataaataataatcatattaacgaaaaaaatattaataataatattaatggaGATAATTTAACTGGGGATCCATACCCAAACGATGATATTTCCActcaagaaaataataaaataacaaataaattaatagtAGAAGAAACCATAATTGAAAATAGTAAGactataaataatgatgatgttCTAGTATTAGAAGAATTTGGAGGAGATGTAAATTGTATTCATAAATGTGTTAGACCTCAAAGTTATGTACACAATGAAATTAAAGAACCTATAATTCCAGCAAGGACATATAAATTTGAATTAGATacttttcaaaaaaaatctaTAGAATGTTTAGAAAGAAATGAAAGTGTATTAGTGTCAGCTCATACCTCAGCAGGGAAAACCGTAATAGCAGAGTATGCCATTGCTTTAGGACTTCGAGATAAACAAAGAGTTATTTATACTAGTCCAATTAAAGCCTTAAGTAATCAAAAATATAGAGATCTAGGTGAAGAATTTAAAGATGTTGGGCTAATAACAGGAGATATTTCTATTAACCCTGAAGCTTCAATTATTGTTATGACAACCGAAATTTTAAGATCAATGTTATATCGTGGTTCCTCATTAACAAAAGAAGTTAAATGGGTTATATTTGATGAAATACATTATATGAGAGATAGAGATAGAGGTGTTATCTGGGAAGAAACTATTATTCTTTTACCTTTAATGGTtagattcatttttttaagtGCAACCATACCTAATGGTATTCAATTTGCTGAATGGGTCAGTAGTATTAAAAGTCAAGCTTGTCATATTGTTTATACAGATTATCGACCTACACCATTacaacattatatatatccaacATCTAGTGAAAgtgtatttttaatatgtgatgaaaataaagattttaaaaaagataacTTTATAAAAGCTGTCAATgtaattaaagaaaaaatgaacacATCAGAAGATAATCATCATCaacaacatataaataaatatacaaaaaaaatgagaaaaacaACAtatgatatagaaaaaattgtTCAAATGTGTCATTCTAGAAATTATACAcctttaattatttttgcATTTTCTAAAAAAGAATGTGAAGTTAATGCGACAGCTATGCATAAAATTGATTTAACCAGTGATACGGAAAAAGAAgttataaaagaattatatgcAAATGCTATACGCATATTAGCAGATGATGATAGAACACTTCCACAAGTTCAATTTATTTTACCTTTACTTTTAAGAGGTATAGGTATACATCATGGTGGATTATTACCTATAATTAAAGAAATCATAGAAATAATGTTTCAAGAATCATTATTAAAAGTCTTATTTAGTACTGAAACATTTTCTATGGGTATTAATATGCCAGCAAAAACAGTTGTATTTACATCATTAACAAAATTTGATGGATTAGAAAAAAGATTAATAACATCAGGAGAATATATTCAAATGGCAGGAAGAGCAGGAAGAAGAGGATTAGATGATAGAggtattgttattattatgttagATACACCTTTACATTGGAGAGAGGCACATAAATTATTTGTTGGAGAAGCTAATAGATTAGTTAGTCAATTCCATCTAGGTTATAATATGATCTTAAATTTATTACGAATTGAAGGTATTACACCTGAATTCATGATTGAAAGATCTTTTATACAAtatcaaatgaaaaaaaaccTTTCTCAAAAAATACTAGCCAAAAAAAAAGTAGAAGAACATATTAAACAAATTTTTAATCATTtaacaaatatttatttagatGAAAGTAATAATGAAATTACTAAAGATGACTTACTTACAAAAATTAtgtttaataattatgaacaaATCAAAAATGATCAGAACTTAGATACTTCTTCAAAATtgaaaattaaagaaaactCTTCCAATAATGAAGTTATCTTGAATGGAAATAATCacaaagaaataaaagaagaatttaAAGAAGAATATACAAACTATTCAACATATAACACACaacaatataatgaaaatattattaataaagaattaataaattataatactaTCTTTTCTTGTATATCTAATTTTTACACaatgaaacaaaaattaatagAAATAGGAGAAACCTATCGATCCATATTAACAATGAAAAATCATATAACCCCATATTTATCCTTAGGTAGACTATTGTATATAATTCAAGATGATTTACGTTGGGGCTGGTGCATATGTTTAGAAGGTCAAATTATTGAGCATAAGAAAGCAAATGacaatcaaaaaaataaacacaaCAACAActacaacaataataataataataataaggaaaataataaaaattctgatgatcataataatttaaaacaaGTTAAGAGCGAACAAGAAACATTATTTGTTGAATGTCTTGTACCTTGTAATCATAATAGGAAAAGAAAACTCActataaatgatgatgacGATGATGATCATAAcattaataacaataataataacagtaattattattacggtgaagataatatgaataaaaaatattttgacgATAAAGAGCATGAACCAGCATTTGATAGATTAAAAGCTAGATGGAAAGTTATAtcctttaatattaaatgtgTTTATCAATTATCTGCTGTTGTACTAAGCATAGATAAACCATTTGATAAAAAGAATGAAGAAcaaattgaaaatataaaaaccaAATATAATACTATGGTAACTTGTCTCaaaggagaaaaaaatattccagTCATAAATCCTCATCAAATGggaataaaaaatgaaaatttcaTTTCTGttgtaaaaaatttaaaatttcatgaaaatattataaataaaaataaactattaaataataaaaacttgAATAAATATTACCAAGTGTATAGTAAATATGTAGCTTTACAgtttgaaaaaaatgtattagaaactaatatagaaaaatgtAGATTTATTGTTCTCAAAAAGGAACTGAAAAATATGCTGGTACTTTTAGAAAGCTTAAATTATATTGAAGTATCATATAATTTAGAAAATCTTAAAGACgaaaaagatattaaaaCTATTGAAAATTCAATAAcagaacatataaaaaatgaacgtatcatgaatattaaaaatggaacatccaaaaataataatgaagaaaagaaTTATGTTGTTACTATGAAAGGACAAATAGCAAGTGCAATTTTAAGTGTAGATGAATTAGTAATAtcagaattatttttttcaaatttttttagtaaatataattatgattatatatgtgcattCTTATCATGTTTTGTATATGATGAATCCACAAGTAAAGAAATTACAATTAATGATCCAATATTAGTAGAAGGATATCAGCAAATCATAAAAACAGCAAATCATGTAGCAACTAAAATGAATGAATGTGGAATGAATATAAATCTAAAGGATTATATCGACAAATTTAAATCAGCTATTATGCCTATAGCTTTATTATGGGCACGTGGACACTCATTTGTTGAAATATTAACAGATTCGCAAATATATGAAGGGTCCATCATAAGAACTTTAag aCGATTAGATGAACTTATAAGGCAAATGATTTGTGCATTTAGAggtattaataatgataacatGTGTGAAACATTAACATTAGCTACTAATAAATTAAGACGGGGTATACCTTTTTCCccatctttatatttataa
- a CDS encoding elongation factor G has translation MIKLFSSKRYNNNKILLFCLVILILYKYTYSLHNRWNKNNNVYLFNGNVKREKRNGRGKLYILNRCVRNDIIKPNKNIIKNEFRLKLNNGSTKNVELENYRNIGIIAHIDAGKTTTTERILYYTNVIKKIGEVHEGLSTMDYLDIEREKGITINAAVTTCYWNGSEKNLEDYRINIIDTPGHVDFTAEVEKSLRVLDGGVVVFDSSEGVESQSETVWKQANQYNISRIIFLNKLDKVGANFEACIEEIKRKLNKKILILYVPVFEMSKFISTIDILKEKMIVYKNAHDFIFEDIPKQHYNLFLKYKNLLFEQIAENFNSFLDNYLNDKAMNIQEIEYYIRKLVVEEKYNVVMCGSALKNKNVQMLLDMVVKYLPSPIDSIKNYKKQIIYIHDVNRRGEKIIPSNSESHLKKEKLMLKKNTNKGEEQNVENKVFENELNKNCINIHKDTTEIDTSSSTYVQGVNDITGSKNIPSESSQNNMKDDQINYNDYISDELNETNIKNYKRKMVGLIYKIMNDQHLGNINYVRIYEGQINRGEYIYNNRTKKSEKISKIFFIHSSEKYELENAKAGDIVGLVGLKDTQIGDTLSNVFLRAELKRIKDIPPIISYYIYNKNKNEYEKLINALIKIKKEDHSFFYHINQDTKDLLISGVGELHLQIIINKIEKDFNIPIIYGKPQISYKETFVESVKARGKYIKQSGGRGQYGDVHIEIEPMYNYNEQEDEEGEQTDQEQNGIDEKEKKEQKCMEQDIDNNSMNINTSEVNNNIIIKNEITCGAIPSVYFDAIYTGIREQCNMGILFNSPVINIVVRIVDGSFHPVDSNEHAFKLAAGLAIKEAAKKTSIRLLEPIMNLNVSVPTEYLGDVISDLVKKRGKIQHIDESDEFTKEITARAPMASVLSYVSDLRKITKGRGNYTMTLHKYSLVPEYIQEQILQKKE, from the exons ATGATAAAGCTATTTTCAtcaaaaagatataataataataaaatattattattttgtttagtaatattgatattatataaatatacatattcatTACACAATAGGTggaataagaataataatgtgtatttatttaatggAAATGTAAAAAGAGAGAAAAGAAATGGTAGaggtaaattatatattttaaatagaTGTGTAagaaatgatattataaaacccaataagaatataattaaaaatgaatttcgtttaaaattaaataatggtTCAACAAAAAATGTGGAATTAGAAAATTATCGGAATATTGGAATTATAGCACATATAGATGCTGGAAAAACTACAACAACTGAgagaatattatattatacaaatgttataaaaaaaattggagAAGTACATGAAGGATTATCAACAATGGATTATTTAGATATAGAAAGAGAAAAAGGAATAACTATAAATGCGGCTGTCACTACATGTTATTGGAATGGTAGTGAAAAGAATTTAGAAGATTAtcgtataaatataattgatACTCCAGGACATGTTGATTTTACTGCTGAGGTTGAAAAAAGTTTAAGAGTTTTAGATGGTGGTGTTGTTGTGTTTGATAGTAGTGAAGGAGTTGAATCTCAATCTGAAACTGTATGGAAACAAGCTaatcaatataatattagtagaataatatttctaaatAAATTAGATAAAGTAGGAGCAAATTTTGAAGCTTGtattgaagaaataaaaaggaaattaaataagaagatattaattttatatgttccTGTTTTTGAAATGAGTAAATTCATTAGTActatagatatattaaaagaaaaaatgattgtatataaaaatgctcatgattttatttttgaagaTATACCTAAACAACactataatttatttttaaaatataaaaatttattatttgaacaGATTGCTGAAAATTTTAACTCTTTCcttgataattatttaaatgacaAAGCTATGAATATACAAGAAattgaatattatattagaaaattagttgttgaagaaaaatataatgttgTTATGTGTGGTTCagctttaaaaaataaaaatgtacaaATGTTATTGGATATGGTTGTAAAATATTTACCTTCACCTATTGAttcaattaaaaattataaaaagcaaattatatatatacatgatgTAAATAGAAGAggtgaaaaaataattccaTCCAATTCGGAGtctcatttaaaaaaagaaaaacttatgttaaaaaaaaatactaatAAAGGGGAAGAACAAAATGTAGAAAATAAAGTATTTGagaatgaattaaataagaattgtataaatatacataaggATACTACTGAAATTGATACTTCTAGTTCGACATATGTTCAAGGTGTAAATGATATAACTGGATCTAAGAATATACCATCTGAAAGTtctcaaaataatatgaaagatGATCAAATAAATTACAACGATTATATTTCAGACGAATTGAACGAGacgaatataaaaaattataaaaggaAAATGGTTGGATtaatttacaaaattatGAATGATCAACATTTAGGAAATATTAATTACGTACGTATATATGAAGGACAAATAAATAGaggtgaatatatatataataatagaacAAAGAAGAGTGAAaaaatttcaaaaatattttttatccatTCAagtgaaaaatatgaattagAAAATGCTAAGGCAGGTGATATTGTAGGATTAGTAGGTTTGAAAGATACTCAGATTGGTGATACGTTGAGTAATGTATTTTTAAGAGCAGAATTGAAACGTATAAAAGATATTCCTCCTATTAtaagttattatatatataataaaaataaaaatgaatatgaaaaGTTAATTAATGcattaattaaaattaaaaaagaagatcattcgtttttttatcatataaatcaaGATACGAAAGATTTGCTTATTAGTGGAGTTGGAGAATTACATTtacaaattataattaacaAAATTGAAAAGGATTTTAATATACCAATAATTTATGGGAAACCACAAATTTCCTATAAAGAGACATTTGTGGAAAGTGTAAAAGCAAGAGGTAAGTATATTAAACAATCAGGAGGTAGAGGACAGTATGGAGATGTACATATTGAAATTGAACCaatgtataattataatgaacaagaagatgaagaaggAGAACAAACAGATCAAGAACAAAATGGTAttgatgaaaaagaaaagaaagagCAAAAATGTATGGAACaagatatagataataatagtatgaatataaatacatcagaagtaaataataatataattataaaaaatgaaataacaTGTGGAGCTATTCCATCTGTATATTTCGATGCCATATATACTGGTATAAGGGAACAGTGTAATATGGGAATTCTTTTTAATTCTCCAGTAATAAATATTGTGGTTAGAATAGTTGATGGTTCATTTCATCCAGTTGATAGTAATGAACATGCGTTTAAGCTAGCTGCTGGATTGGCAATAAAGGAGGCAGCAAAAAAGACGTCCATAAGGTTGCTGGAGCCAATAATGAAc CTAAACGTATCTGTACCTACCGAATATTTGGGAGATGTAATTAGCGATTTGGTTAAGAAGCGAGGAAAGATACAACACATAGATGAAA GTGATGAATTCACAAAAGAAATAACTGCTAGGGCACCAATGGCTTCAGTTTTATCGTATGTTAGTGATTTGAGGAAAATAACCAAAGGAAGAG gTAATTATACTATGACGCTTCACAAATATTCTTTAGTTCCAGAATATATACAAGAacaaatattacaaaaaaaagaatag